One window of Paenibacillus sp. FSL K6-3182 genomic DNA carries:
- a CDS encoding tellurite resistance TerB family protein: protein MSSFKSWLQTSKQGLTDQVKKFKNKEFLDAVVAGCAIVAAADGSVDSNEKQKMAGYIGRSEELKVFDMSDVINRFNHFVGNMEFDAMIGKQEALKAIAKFRSKPDVARVIVGVCSAIGAADGDFDMKEQAAVRDICNTLGLNPSEFSL from the coding sequence ATGAGCTCTTTCAAATCATGGCTGCAAACAAGTAAGCAAGGACTAACCGATCAGGTTAAAAAATTTAAAAATAAAGAATTCCTAGATGCGGTAGTAGCTGGCTGTGCGATTGTAGCAGCAGCAGACGGTTCCGTAGACTCCAATGAAAAACAAAAAATGGCCGGCTACATAGGCCGCAGCGAAGAATTAAAAGTTTTTGATATGAGTGATGTGATTAACCGTTTCAATCACTTTGTAGGCAATATGGAGTTTGACGCGATGATTGGCAAGCAAGAGGCGCTTAAAGCGATTGCCAAATTCCGCAGCAAACCAGATGTTGCTCGTGTAATCGTTGGTGTGTGCAGCGCAATCGGAGCAGCAGACGGCGATTTCGATATGAAGGAACAAGCTGCTGTGCGTGACATCTGCAATACCCTTGGACTTAATCCAAGTGAATTCAGTCTTTAA
- a CDS encoding thymidine kinase, which yields MAQLYYKYGTMNSGKSFEIIKVAHNYEEQGKQVLIYSPSVSARGGVDRVGSRVGFERESIPVQEDTNLFESVKSFVAGAAPSKIYCVLVDEAQFLKKHHILELTQVVDELNIPVMAFGLKNDFQNQLFEGSYNLLVQADKIEEIKTICWFCDRKATMVIRYNDGQPMNAGAQIQIGGNEDYKPVCRRCYNEAFRNA from the coding sequence TTGGCACAGCTTTATTACAAATATGGAACAATGAACAGCGGTAAATCTTTCGAAATCATTAAAGTGGCTCACAATTATGAAGAGCAAGGCAAGCAGGTTCTTATTTATTCACCATCGGTAAGCGCAAGAGGCGGAGTGGATCGTGTAGGTTCTCGTGTAGGGTTCGAGCGGGAGTCCATTCCGGTTCAAGAGGATACCAACCTTTTTGAAAGTGTGAAAAGCTTCGTTGCAGGAGCTGCACCATCCAAAATTTATTGCGTACTCGTAGATGAAGCGCAGTTTTTGAAGAAACATCATATTTTGGAGCTTACACAAGTCGTGGATGAGCTTAACATCCCGGTAATGGCGTTTGGACTCAAAAACGATTTTCAAAATCAATTATTTGAGGGCAGCTATAACCTGCTCGTGCAGGCGGATAAAATTGAAGAGATTAAAACCATTTGCTGGTTCTGTGATCGGAAAGCAACGATGGTTATACGCTATAATGACGGACAGCCGATGAATGCAGGTGCGCAAATCCAGATTGGCGGCAACGAGGATTATAAGCCTGTATGCAGACGCTGCTATAATGAAGCTTTTCGCAATGCGTAA
- a CDS encoding toxic anion resistance protein, with translation MAQQLVQLKNEDIQKLEQEVQNTMQKVATTDAMHLDTLMDEITKKGQKTLERSSQTLTMLERPLSDLMSGKRSEVANNMLKLRSEVEDLSKSKQLSLVQKLLRKAPMKAYIYKYQSAKSNVQVIVKSLRDGRDNLEENVIHMRNLKRSSLDNVYDLQLLVEYGNRLKKMFEEEIAKPENEHRKTYLERGLRKVVTKLQTYTEMIMLYQQAIAATDIINDTNDKLMDALDSSIDKTQHLMSVSVLIASAIDDQMKAIEAVNSTNEMLGNQFAENARLLNETSERANQALTKPAMSMELVERAMSDLFSAMDKYENSNRQIIQTVSQQTEKMTQINQKVGQRLGIQAGSGASQAELPSSAAKGFLE, from the coding sequence ATGGCGCAACAACTCGTACAATTAAAAAATGAAGATATTCAGAAGCTGGAGCAAGAAGTGCAAAACACGATGCAGAAGGTAGCGACAACCGATGCTATGCATCTGGATACACTAATGGATGAGATTACGAAAAAAGGCCAGAAGACGCTTGAGCGCTCAAGCCAGACGCTTACGATGCTCGAAAGACCGCTGTCGGATCTCATGTCAGGCAAACGGTCTGAGGTAGCAAACAACATGCTTAAGCTTCGCAGCGAGGTTGAGGATTTGAGCAAAAGCAAGCAGCTCTCGCTCGTGCAGAAGCTGCTTCGGAAAGCACCGATGAAGGCTTATATTTATAAATATCAATCTGCAAAATCTAATGTACAGGTTATCGTCAAATCGCTCAGAGACGGCCGCGACAACTTGGAAGAGAACGTCATTCACATGAGAAATTTGAAGCGCAGCAGTCTAGACAATGTATATGACCTGCAGCTGCTTGTCGAATATGGCAATCGTCTCAAAAAGATGTTCGAAGAGGAAATTGCTAAGCCTGAGAACGAGCACCGGAAAACCTATTTGGAGCGCGGGCTTCGCAAGGTTGTAACGAAGCTTCAAACGTATACGGAAATGATTATGCTTTATCAGCAAGCGATTGCCGCAACGGATATTATTAATGATACAAATGATAAGCTGATGGATGCGCTGGACAGCTCGATTGATAAAACCCAGCATCTCATGTCGGTTTCGGTCTTGATTGCCAGTGCGATTGATGACCAGATGAAGGCAATAGAAGCAGTCAATTCAACGAATGAAATGTTAGGCAATCAATTTGCTGAGAACGCGCGTCTTTTGAATGAAACGAGCGAGCGAGCTAATCAAGCATTAACGAAGCCGGCTATGAGCATGGAGCTTGTGGAGCGGGCAATGTCGGATCTCTTCTCCGCGATGGACAAGTACGAGAACTCCAATCGACAAATTATTCAAACGGTATCCCAGCAAACGGAAAAAATGACGCAAATTAATCAAAAGGTTGGACAACGCTTAGGCATTCAAGCGGGTTCTGGAGCTAGCCAAGCGGAGCTTCCTTCTTCAGCAGCCAAAGGATTTTTGGAGTAA
- a CDS encoding ATP-grasp domain-containing protein produces the protein MTRVYMNRWFSVAYHYINMIRNNPDGESFEFFGTHPDINHMSLLASDHIGTEPAVFGREYVDFCVDFCKRNQIDIFIPRLHMEEISRYVHLFDEIGTKVMVCRDIELLDSMIEKDKFYEALQGKDLVTIPDYRVVNTAEQFKQAYEELTAAGHKVCFKPTKSEGGMGFRIIDNERDPLRDLYGYVTLSTTFEQAYETLSLTEHFDTLMVMELLDGTEYSIDCVASAEGELITAIPRRKSTGRTYLLEDTPELLAIADRIATSLRIPYAFNIQVRYNNGIPKLLEINPRMSGGLYITCLSGVNMPYLAVQALQGKTIDPPDPKFGIQAGYVEQPLIMEMNRVE, from the coding sequence ATGACACGAGTTTATATGAATCGTTGGTTTTCAGTAGCTTACCATTACATTAATATGATTCGGAACAATCCAGACGGCGAGTCGTTTGAGTTTTTTGGCACGCACCCGGATATTAATCATATGTCCTTGCTTGCATCCGATCATATCGGAACAGAGCCTGCTGTTTTTGGACGCGAATACGTAGATTTCTGTGTAGATTTCTGCAAAAGAAACCAAATTGATATTTTCATTCCTCGTTTGCATATGGAGGAAATATCAAGATATGTTCATTTGTTTGATGAGATCGGAACGAAGGTCATGGTATGCCGTGATATCGAATTGCTGGACTCCATGATTGAGAAGGATAAATTTTACGAGGCGCTGCAAGGAAAAGATCTCGTGACGATTCCAGACTACCGTGTCGTAAATACAGCTGAACAGTTTAAGCAAGCTTACGAGGAACTCACAGCTGCTGGTCATAAGGTGTGCTTTAAGCCAACGAAGTCAGAAGGCGGCATGGGTTTCCGGATTATTGATAATGAACGGGACCCGCTGCGAGACCTTTATGGCTATGTAACCCTTTCTACAACGTTTGAGCAAGCTTATGAAACGTTGTCATTAACGGAGCATTTTGACACGCTAATGGTGATGGAGTTGCTCGACGGTACGGAGTATAGTATCGATTGTGTGGCATCTGCTGAGGGTGAACTCATTACAGCTATTCCTCGCCGCAAATCAACGGGCAGGACTTATCTATTGGAGGATACGCCGGAGCTGCTGGCGATTGCAGATCGTATTGCGACAAGCCTTCGCATTCCTTATGCCTTTAATATTCAGGTGCGTTACAACAATGGCATACCGAAATTGCTGGAGATCAACCCGCGAATGTCTGGCGGCCTTTATATTACCTGCTTGTCTGGCGTAAATATGCCATATTTGGCCGTTCAAGCGCTGCAAGGAAAAACGATTGATCCGCCTGATCCGAAGTTCGGTATACAAGCGGGTTATGTAGAGCAGCCTTTGATCATGGAAATGAACAGAGTAGAATAA
- a CDS encoding HAD family hydrolase, producing the protein MIFASDLDQTLIYSVRSKGEIELEEMVPVERYEERYISYMTKPAIQKLHELVSIMRFVPVTTRIPEQYNRIFAIREQFSPEYVIVSNGGTVLRNGEIDQEWHSFVREAVREHCAEHTEIASLFAEIASTHWVKSTDLCDELFYSIKVERDQLPHETLEELKPKLASLGWSYSLQGRKIYLVPERVSKGAAIQYVKEKLASNFVYAAGDSLLDESLLLAADYAISPVHGELGRSYSAHPHIQFTQARGALASEELLDSILEHARRL; encoded by the coding sequence ATGATCTTTGCGAGCGATTTGGACCAAACGTTAATTTATTCCGTAAGATCCAAGGGCGAGATAGAGCTTGAAGAAATGGTACCCGTTGAGCGTTATGAGGAAAGATATATTTCTTATATGACTAAACCGGCGATTCAGAAGCTGCATGAGCTTGTCAGCATTATGCGATTTGTTCCTGTGACGACGCGAATTCCGGAGCAATACAACCGCATCTTCGCGATAAGAGAACAGTTCAGTCCGGAATATGTGATCGTCAGCAACGGCGGTACCGTTCTCCGTAACGGAGAAATTGATCAGGAGTGGCATAGCTTCGTTCGTGAAGCTGTGAGGGAGCATTGTGCTGAGCATACGGAAATTGCGAGCCTGTTTGCGGAAATTGCTTCTACCCACTGGGTGAAGTCGACTGATCTTTGTGATGAGCTATTTTATTCCATTAAGGTAGAGAGAGATCAGCTGCCGCATGAAACGTTGGAGGAGCTTAAGCCGAAGCTTGCTTCGCTTGGCTGGAGCTACTCACTTCAAGGCCGTAAAATATATTTGGTTCCCGAGAGGGTAAGCAAGGGAGCGGCCATCCAGTATGTGAAAGAGAAGCTCGCTTCAAATTTCGTATATGCAGCCGGCGACAGCCTGCTCGACGAGAGTCTGCTGTTAGCAGCTGATTATGCCATATCGCCTGTACATGGTGAACTTGGACGATCCTATTCGGCACATCCACATATTCAATTTACACAAGCAAGAGGCGCGCTTGCCTCGGAAGAACTGCTAGACTCCATCTTAGAGCATGCACGAAGATTATAA
- a CDS encoding cysteine protease StiP family protein has protein sequence MEELNKVLLSLGVQRVHIVYFSRKRLADPAPIGSYKQEDVTFLLKDLSDISLEQRTEDREAAMQTGGHYSESLPIEYQPTDEYIQLFQNTLSDSAIRIARAVGTVSERIIQKNGFDVVLASLARGGTPIGVLIKRYIKHMYGIEVPHYSLSIIRGKGIDENALLYINQNHPHKRVQFVDGWTGKGAIAKVLIAACSQMKQKYGIELNDELAVLADPGYCASTFGTREDFLIPSACLNSTVSGLVSRTVLRSDLIGADDFHGAKYYKEWESSDLSQLFVDTISAYFDQTADDSKAEALQMEANPAENEMTWQGMQDIARIQTDFAISDINFIKPGVGETTRVLLRRVPWKILVDRLDNPNLKHILLLAKDRGVPVEEYPNMTYSCCGIIKALKGETE, from the coding sequence ATGGAGGAGCTTAATAAGGTTCTTCTCTCCTTAGGAGTCCAGCGTGTTCATATCGTGTATTTCAGTCGGAAAAGGCTTGCCGATCCGGCTCCTATCGGGAGCTATAAGCAGGAGGATGTTACATTTCTGCTAAAAGACCTTAGCGATATTTCGTTAGAGCAGCGAACGGAGGACCGGGAAGCGGCCATGCAAACAGGCGGCCACTATTCGGAAAGCTTGCCGATTGAATATCAGCCCACTGATGAGTATATACAATTGTTTCAAAATACGCTCAGTGATTCGGCCATTCGAATCGCAAGAGCGGTAGGAACGGTTTCCGAGCGAATCATTCAAAAAAATGGATTTGATGTTGTGCTTGCATCCTTAGCGCGAGGCGGTACGCCAATTGGCGTATTAATTAAGCGATATATCAAGCACATGTATGGTATTGAGGTTCCGCATTATAGCCTTTCAATTATTAGAGGCAAAGGCATTGATGAGAATGCACTGCTGTATATCAATCAGAACCATCCGCATAAACGCGTGCAATTTGTAGATGGCTGGACGGGCAAAGGTGCAATTGCCAAGGTGCTCATAGCAGCTTGCAGCCAGATGAAGCAAAAATACGGCATTGAATTGAATGATGAGCTTGCGGTGCTCGCAGACCCCGGCTATTGTGCAAGTACGTTCGGGACAAGAGAGGATTTCCTCATTCCAAGCGCTTGCCTTAATTCGACGGTGTCAGGTTTAGTCAGCCGGACTGTATTGCGCAGCGATCTTATTGGCGCCGATGACTTCCATGGTGCAAAGTATTATAAGGAGTGGGAGAGCTCTGATCTGTCTCAATTATTTGTGGACACGATTTCTGCTTATTTTGATCAGACAGCTGATGACTCCAAAGCGGAAGCTCTTCAAATGGAAGCAAATCCTGCGGAAAATGAAATGACTTGGCAAGGGATGCAGGATATTGCTCGTATCCAAACTGATTTTGCAATCTCCGATATTAATTTCATCAAGCCTGGCGTAGGTGAAACGACTCGTGTTCTTCTGCGCAGAGTCCCTTGGAAAATCCTCGTTGATCGTCTTGATAATCCTAACTTGAAGCATATACTGCTGCTGGCTAAGGACCGTGGTGTACCTGTGGAGGAATATCCAAACATGACCTATTCCTGCTGCGGTATTATTAAGGCTTTGAAGGGGGAGACGGAATGA
- a CDS encoding HpcH/HpaI aldolase/citrate lyase family protein has protein sequence MRYFNYLTNEEEQNFFYSLPTQFNNYADKEVIAHAIGAALYMPATKDNIADDLVTGKHEGLVSMVIDLEDAVGDNQIEFAEETLKATLIKIGRYISIGLLHADDIPLMFIRVRSVEQLKRLLSFFGEEIEYITGIVFPKFNVETGGEYLKLLHEYNKNKRSTSSTLYGMPILESSDVIYREKRMETLMGISQLLNEYKAYVLNVRIGATDFSSLFGLRRSPDHTIYDIGVIRDCIADIVNVFGRMDNHYVISGPVWEYFKSDRVFKPQLRQTPFEESMGRHGRILRMDYINKYVDGLIREVAMDKENGIIGKTIIHPTHIKPVQSMLVVTHEEYMDALHIMENEQGDLGVMKSRYSNKMNEFKPHMTWAKRILFRSDIYGVLNENQNFTCLLAEERESAIV, from the coding sequence TTGAGGTATTTTAACTATCTTACCAATGAAGAAGAGCAAAATTTCTTTTACTCCCTTCCAACTCAGTTCAATAATTATGCTGACAAAGAAGTTATTGCTCACGCGATTGGTGCAGCGCTCTATATGCCTGCCACCAAGGATAACATAGCAGATGATTTGGTAACCGGAAAACACGAAGGACTCGTGTCTATGGTGATAGACCTTGAAGATGCAGTAGGTGATAATCAAATCGAATTTGCCGAAGAGACGTTGAAGGCAACGTTGATTAAGATTGGCCGTTACATTTCGATTGGTTTGCTCCATGCCGACGATATTCCGCTTATGTTTATAAGAGTACGCTCTGTTGAACAGCTTAAACGACTGCTCTCGTTTTTCGGTGAAGAGATTGAATATATTACAGGAATCGTGTTTCCGAAGTTCAACGTGGAGACTGGCGGTGAGTATTTAAAGCTGCTGCATGAATACAACAAGAACAAACGCTCAACAAGCTCCACGTTATACGGCATGCCTATTTTGGAAAGCTCTGACGTCATTTATCGAGAGAAAAGAATGGAAACGCTAATGGGCATTTCTCAGCTGCTGAATGAATACAAGGCCTATGTGCTGAATGTTCGTATTGGAGCAACAGATTTTTCAAGTTTATTTGGGCTTCGAAGAAGTCCGGATCATACAATCTACGACATTGGCGTCATTCGTGATTGTATTGCGGATATCGTAAATGTTTTTGGGCGGATGGATAATCATTATGTGATCTCCGGTCCCGTATGGGAGTACTTTAAGAGTGATCGCGTCTTTAAGCCCCAGCTCAGACAAACGCCTTTTGAGGAAAGCATGGGAAGACACGGACGGATTCTGCGTATGGATTATATTAATAAATATGTGGACGGGCTTATTCGCGAGGTCGCAATGGACAAGGAAAATGGGATAATTGGCAAAACCATTATCCATCCTACCCACATTAAGCCTGTACAGTCGATGCTTGTGGTGACGCATGAGGAGTATATGGATGCCCTGCACATTATGGAAAATGAACAAGGCGATTTGGGTGTGATGAAGAGCCGTTATTCGAACAAAATGAATGAGTTTAAGCCGCATATGACATGGGCCAAACGAATATTGTTCAGATCAGACATTTATGGGGTGCTAAATGAAAACCAAAACTTCACCTGCTTGCTCGCAGAAGAACGAGAATCAGCAATCGTTTAA
- a CDS encoding TerC family protein: MVDFFQNVIANFGSFFHWDNLSQVLTNPTNWGIIATLVLLEGLLSADNALVLAVMVKHLPKDQQKKALFYGIIGAYIFRFIAIGVGVYLVQITWIKVAGGLYLLWIALSNLFHLEFKLARVGNIPLIPYIGKKGNDDDAEVQNKGYGFWRTVLAVEIMDIAFSIDSVLAAFGVSEEVWVLFLGGILGVLMMRGVAQVFLKLIDKFPELEKAAFILIIVIAAKMIGGAYGLHVPHALFFGLIIAVFGGTLLYSAARKKRESKAV, from the coding sequence ATGGTCGACTTTTTTCAAAATGTAATAGCCAACTTCGGGAGCTTCTTTCACTGGGACAACTTGTCACAAGTTCTCACCAACCCGACAAACTGGGGAATAATTGCAACACTCGTTCTTTTGGAAGGCTTGTTATCGGCAGATAATGCGCTAGTACTAGCGGTTATGGTTAAGCATTTGCCGAAAGACCAGCAGAAAAAGGCGTTGTTCTACGGTATTATTGGTGCCTATATCTTCCGATTTATCGCAATCGGAGTAGGTGTCTATCTCGTACAAATTACATGGATTAAAGTAGCGGGCGGATTGTATCTGTTATGGATTGCGTTAAGCAATCTATTCCATCTGGAATTCAAGCTTGCTCGTGTCGGCAACATTCCATTAATTCCTTACATCGGCAAGAAGGGCAACGACGATGATGCTGAAGTTCAAAATAAAGGCTACGGATTCTGGCGTACGGTACTTGCTGTTGAAATTATGGATATCGCGTTCAGTATCGACAGCGTACTAGCTGCATTCGGCGTGAGTGAAGAGGTATGGGTTCTGTTCCTCGGCGGTATTCTCGGCGTTCTAATGATGCGCGGCGTCGCTCAAGTATTCCTCAAGTTGATTGATAAATTCCCTGAGCTTGAGAAAGCGGCGTTTATTTTAATCATCGTTATCGCAGCAAAAATGATTGGCGGAGCGTATGGCTTGCATGTGCCGCATGCTTTGTTCTTCGGTTTAATTATAGCTGTATTCGGTGGTACCCTTCTTTACAGCGCAGCACGTAAGAAAAGAGAATCAAAAGCGGTTTAG
- a CDS encoding TerD family protein, which yields MELALMKGQKADITKNNPSIKNLLVGMGWNTAAGVDVDFSAFLLRANGKTAGDQDLIFYSNPKDVSGSIQLASGNKRSFAGKTDTEQVLIAISDVPQTIERISFTLTIYDGEAKRQNFSSVNDAYIRVIDEGTGREILRYDLGKNFSIETAIVVGDLYRYNGEWKFNAIGSGYSGGLAALCNSFGIEVKADAPAEAPTPAPAPVKAPLIPPKPPAPIVPEPSSPPISLSKISLTKRGDVINLQKGAGSLGEIVVNLNWNQKKASTGFFGRSSSGVDLDVGCLYELKNGMKGSVQALGNSFGDFSRAPYVSLDGDDRTGSITTGENLRINGNKVSEIKRIVIYAYIYEGATNWAEAAGIVTITQTGGPDIEVRMDEHNNRKGMCAIAMIENVNDQTFSIQRLVQYFSGHKELDEAYRWGLRWVQGSK from the coding sequence ATGGAGCTGGCATTAATGAAAGGTCAAAAAGCGGATATTACCAAAAATAATCCTTCCATAAAAAACCTTCTAGTTGGCATGGGATGGAACACTGCAGCAGGTGTAGATGTCGATTTTTCGGCTTTTCTATTACGAGCGAATGGAAAAACAGCTGGAGACCAAGATTTGATTTTTTACAGTAATCCTAAGGATGTCAGCGGTTCTATTCAACTGGCAAGTGGCAATAAACGAAGTTTTGCAGGGAAAACGGATACCGAACAAGTATTGATCGCGATTAGCGATGTGCCTCAAACGATTGAACGTATTTCATTTACTTTAACCATTTATGATGGGGAAGCGAAGAGACAAAATTTTTCTAGCGTGAATGATGCCTATATCCGGGTTATTGACGAAGGAACAGGACGCGAAATTTTGCGCTATGATCTTGGAAAAAATTTCTCTATTGAGACTGCGATAGTCGTAGGAGATTTATATAGATATAATGGCGAATGGAAATTCAATGCCATTGGGTCTGGATATTCAGGCGGTCTTGCTGCACTCTGCAATAGCTTTGGTATTGAAGTAAAGGCAGACGCTCCTGCTGAGGCGCCAACTCCAGCACCAGCACCAGTGAAAGCTCCACTTATTCCACCTAAACCTCCCGCACCAATCGTACCAGAACCAAGCAGTCCGCCAATAAGCCTCAGCAAAATCTCGCTTACCAAACGCGGTGATGTCATCAATTTACAAAAAGGTGCCGGATCACTTGGTGAGATTGTCGTTAATTTGAACTGGAATCAGAAAAAAGCCTCCACTGGTTTTTTTGGCCGTTCAAGCAGCGGTGTAGATTTAGATGTCGGATGTTTGTATGAATTGAAAAATGGTATGAAAGGTTCTGTTCAAGCGCTAGGCAACAGCTTCGGAGATTTTTCGCGAGCGCCGTACGTTTCGCTTGACGGAGATGACCGAACCGGCTCTATTACAACGGGTGAAAATCTTAGAATCAACGGTAATAAAGTTTCTGAGATTAAGAGAATCGTCATATACGCATACATCTATGAAGGAGCTACGAACTGGGCGGAGGCTGCTGGTATTGTTACCATCACACAAACAGGTGGGCCTGATATAGAGGTGCGGATGGACGAGCATAATAATCGCAAGGGTATGTGTGCGATTGCGATGATCGAGAATGTAAATGATCAAACCTTCAGCATTCAGCGGCTCGTGCAATATTTCTCAGGCCATAAAGAGCTTGACGAGGCTTATCGCTGGGGTCTCAGATGGGTACAAGGAAGCAAATAA
- a CDS encoding TerD family protein, translating into MSINLSKGQRIDLTKTNPGLTKVVLGLGWDTNKYSGGGEIDLDASAFLLHQDGKAKDEKDFVFYNALIAYNGAVEHTGDNRTGEGEGDDEQIKIDFQKVPPHIQRIGISVTIHDAESRLQNFGQVSNAFVRLVDESSGREVLRYDLGEDFSVETAIVFCELYRHDADWKFQAVGSGFSGGLAALCRNYGLTV; encoded by the coding sequence ATGTCTATAAATCTTTCCAAAGGTCAACGCATTGATCTTACAAAAACAAACCCAGGCCTTACGAAGGTTGTTCTCGGTCTAGGCTGGGATACGAACAAATATTCAGGCGGCGGAGAAATTGACCTTGATGCAAGCGCGTTTTTGCTCCATCAGGATGGCAAAGCCAAGGACGAGAAGGACTTTGTATTCTACAATGCGCTGATTGCTTATAACGGTGCTGTTGAGCATACAGGCGATAATCGTACCGGTGAGGGTGAAGGTGACGACGAGCAAATCAAAATTGATTTCCAAAAAGTCCCTCCACACATTCAGCGAATCGGAATTAGCGTTACGATTCATGATGCCGAGTCCAGGCTGCAAAACTTTGGTCAAGTATCCAATGCCTTTGTTCGTCTAGTAGACGAGTCTTCTGGAAGAGAAGTGCTGCGCTATGATCTAGGAGAAGATTTCTCCGTTGAAACAGCGATTGTCTTCTGCGAGCTGTACCGACATGATGCCGATTGGAAGTTCCAAGCGGTAGGTTCAGGTTTCTCGGGCGGACTAGCAGCGCTTTGTCGTAATTACGGGCTTACGGTTTAA
- a CDS encoding TerD family protein, with protein sequence MAISLSKGQKIDLTKTNPGLTKITVGLGWDTNKYDGGKDFDLDASVFCLNAQGKAGSESDFIFYNNPKNTNSSVVHTGDNRTGAGDGDDEQVNVDLSAVPAETDKIAFCITIHDGAERSQNFGQVSNAFVRIVDEQSGTELIRYDLGEDFSVETAVIVGELYRHSGEWKFSAIGSGFQDGLGGLARNFGLSAS encoded by the coding sequence ATGGCAATCAGCTTATCCAAAGGACAAAAAATTGATCTCACGAAAACAAACCCAGGTCTTACAAAAATTACAGTAGGTCTAGGCTGGGATACTAATAAATATGACGGCGGAAAAGACTTTGACCTTGATGCTTCTGTATTTTGCTTGAATGCACAAGGCAAAGCGGGTTCTGAATCTGATTTTATTTTCTACAACAACCCAAAAAACACTAACAGCTCCGTTGTTCACACAGGTGACAACCGCACAGGCGCAGGCGATGGCGATGATGAGCAAGTAAACGTTGATCTTTCTGCCGTTCCAGCTGAAACAGACAAAATCGCATTTTGCATTACGATTCATGATGGCGCAGAGCGCAGCCAAAACTTTGGACAAGTATCCAACGCATTCGTTCGTATCGTGGACGAGCAAAGCGGCACAGAACTTATCCGTTATGATCTTGGAGAAGATTTCTCTGTAGAAACAGCAGTAATCGTCGGTGAACTATACCGTCATTCCGGCGAGTGGAAATTCAGCGCAATCGGAAGCGGCTTCCAAGACGGCCTAGGCGGTCTTGCTCGCAACTTTGGTCTTTCTGCTAGCTAG
- a CDS encoding TerD family protein has protein sequence MAISLVKGQKVDLTKGNAGLSKVIVGLGWDPAQTKGGFFGMKKAANVDCDASALLLDENGKLSGEKNLVCFYNKQSGCSSVVHTGDNITGEGDGDDEQIIVQLDRVPANIHKILCVVNIYECESRRQDFGMIKSAFIRIVNPANNQELIRFNLTDDYSGKTALVVGELYRHNGEWKFNAIGEGTHAAHVDILARQYQ, from the coding sequence ATGGCTATCTCTCTCGTAAAAGGTCAAAAGGTAGATTTAACGAAAGGCAATGCTGGTCTCAGCAAAGTTATCGTTGGTTTAGGCTGGGACCCAGCTCAAACCAAAGGCGGTTTTTTCGGAATGAAAAAAGCGGCTAACGTTGACTGTGACGCATCGGCATTATTGCTTGATGAAAACGGCAAGCTAAGTGGCGAGAAAAATCTCGTTTGTTTCTACAACAAGCAAAGCGGATGCAGCTCGGTCGTTCATACGGGTGATAATATTACAGGTGAGGGCGATGGCGATGATGAGCAAATCATCGTACAGCTTGATCGTGTTCCTGCTAATATTCACAAAATCCTTTGCGTAGTTAACATTTACGAATGTGAATCCAGACGACAAGATTTTGGCATGATCAAATCTGCCTTTATTCGTATCGTCAACCCAGCGAACAATCAAGAACTGATTCGCTTCAACTTGACGGATGATTATTCAGGCAAAACCGCTCTAGTCGTAGGTGAGCTTTACAGACACAATGGTGAATGGAAGTTTAATGCAATTGGGGAAGGCACTCATGCTGCCCATGTTGATATCCTTGCACGTCAATACCAATAA